In Drosophila gunungcola strain Sukarami unplaced genomic scaffold, Dgunungcola_SK_2 000025F, whole genome shotgun sequence, a single genomic region encodes these proteins:
- the LOC128263889 gene encoding E3 SUMO-protein ligase ZBED1-like — MEKALKEQNNNVACQEEESDSTVPSKRKKYGKSSVWNFFNKSADGRSAKCIKCGKTYQTSGNTTNLSCHLKNIHPNLTISELPRVQQPSVLSFMEKKYEKSSNRKQQFDSALFYYITSDLRPFTVVENKGFRNFVNLLDPRYELPSRTTLRNVSMANAYEEKKARLYAFLQDVKHCAITSDCWTSRSNECYVTVTCHFITADFELRNAVLSTEKLLDERSHSSESIANSIRTVLEEWSLLGKVTAMVTDNAKNMIKACEILQTPKT; from the exons ATGGAGAAGGCTTTGAAAGAGCAGAATAACAATG TTGCCTGTCAAGAGGAAGAAAGCGACAGTACGGTCCCAAGTAAGCGGAAAAAATATGGGAAGTCTTCTGTGTGGaacttttttaacaaatcGGCTGATGGCAGGTCAGCCAAATGTATTAAATGTGGAAAAACGTACCAAACAAGTGGCAATACGACAAACTTGTCTTGCCACTTGAAAAACATTCATCCTAATTTAACAATTAGTGAATTGCCAAGAGTACAACAGCCGTCAGTCCTTTCATTTATGGAGAAAAAGTACGAAAAGTCGTCGAACCGAAAACAACAATTTGACAGTGCCTTGTTCTATTATATTACATCAGACTTGCGCCCTTTCACAGTGGTGGAAAATAAAGGCTTCCGCAATTTTGTAAACCTCCTCGATCCAAGGTATGAATTGCCTTCACGTACGACCTTAAGAAATGTTTCGATGGCAAATGCATACGAAGAAAAGAAGGCCAGGCTGTACGCCTTTTTACAAGACGTCAAGCACTGTGCAATCACTTCAGATTGCTGGACGTCAAGGTCCAACGAGTGCTACGTTACTGTGACGTGCCATTTTATAACAGCGGATTTCGAATTACGCAACGCTGTTTTGTCCACAGAAAAGCTCCTCGACGAAAGGAGCCATTCTTCCGAGAGTATTGCAAACTCAATACGCACAGTACTCGAGGAATGGAGCCTTTTAGGAAAGGTCACCGCTATGGTCACAGATAACGCCAAAAACATGATAAAAGCATGTGAGATACTGCAAACGCCAAAAACATGA